A single genomic interval of Armigeres subalbatus isolate Guangzhou_Male chromosome 1, GZ_Asu_2, whole genome shotgun sequence harbors:
- the LOC134206365 gene encoding uncharacterized protein LOC134206365: protein MILVLRKGSQASGTSYGALAQEVLGESVEVRALHDEVTLQCKQLDEVTTSEEIASAIKDQGGVVVAKASIRLRRGPQGTQIATVRLPATDANKVIKVGKLKVGWSVCPVSLYQPPVVERRFPCLEVGHKSWACKGPDRSNLCRRCGEDGHKAHTCDKAPSCMLCASRKQEHNHAMGGPAYPLSGYTRKPCK from the coding sequence atgatccttgtcTTAAGGAAGGGCTCACAGGCGAGCGGTACCTCATATGGAGCACTAGCccaggaggtcctaggcgagagtgTAGAAGTGAGGGCTCTACATGACGAAGTGACCCTCCAATGTAAGCAGCTGGATGAGGTCACGACATCGGAGGAGATCGCCTCGGCCATCAAGGACCAAGGTGGAGTGGTGGTGGCAAAGGCGTCCATCCGCCTGCGAAGAGGACCGCAAGGGACGCAGATTGCCACGGTGAGGTTACCGGCCACCGACGCCAACAAGGTGATCAAAGTTGGTAAGCTGAAAGTTGGCTGGTCAGTATGTCCAGTCAGCCTCTATCAACCACCGGTTGTCGAAAGGCGCTTCCCCTGTCTCGAAGTGGGACACAAGTCGTGGGCTTGCAAAGGGCCGGATAGGAGTAACCTATGTAGGCGGTGTGGCGAAGATGGCCATAAAGCGCACACGTGCGATAAAGCACCATCGTGTATGCTATGTGCGAGCAGGAAGCAGGAACACAACCACGCCATGGGTGGACCTGCGTACCCGTTGAGTGGTTATACgaggaagccgtgcaagtaa